A region from the Corylus avellana chromosome ca7, CavTom2PMs-1.0 genome encodes:
- the LOC132187661 gene encoding GATA transcription factor 8 → MIGPNFIDEIDCGSFFDHIDDLLDFPTGEDDVEAALGSADCNAFPTLWSSQSESLPGTESVFSAGNSASDLSAELSVPYEDIVQLEWLSNFVEDSFSGGSLTMKKEESANNKESSHHQFQTSSPVSVLESSSSCSVEKSVPRSPETITPGRRGRARSKRPRPATFNPRPAIQLISPTSSSVTEAPQLFLAPKVSSDSENFAESRLTIKIPKQQGTAEHKKKKKIKLTVSPGPVEMNQNPPSQAVRKCMHCEITKTPQWRAGPLGPKTLCNACGVRYKSGRLFPEYRPAASPTFVPSLHSNSHKKVIEMRNKTGERPAIAETAPTMTASPELIPNANSSLGLDYI, encoded by the exons ATGATCGGACCGAACTTCATTGACGAGATAGACTGCGGCAGCTTCTTTGACCACATCGACGACCTGCTGGATTTCCCGACCGGCGAGGACGACGTGGAGGCCGCGCTGGGCAGCGCCGACTGCAACGCGTTCCCGACCCTCTGGTCGAGTCAGTCCGAGTCGCTGCCCGGCACCGAGTCGGTCTTCTCGGCCGGAAACAGCGCGTCGGACCTCTCCGCGGAGCTCTCTGTTCCG TATGAAGACATTGTTCAGCTGGAATGGCTATCAAACTTTGTTGAGGATTCCTTCTCTGGAGGAAGCCTTACCATGAAGAAAGAGGAGTCTGCAAACAATAAGGAATCATCCCACCACCAATTCCAGACTTCCAGCCCGGTCTCTGTCCTCGAGAGCAGCAGCTCCTGCTCAGTCGAGAAGAGTGTACCGCGCAGCCCGGAAACCATCACCCCTGGAAGGCGTGGACGTGCTCGCAGCAAGCGTCCTCGCCCGGCAACCTTTAATCCGCGCCCGGCAATTCAACTTATTTCCCCCACTTCCTCCTCTGTCACCGAGGCCCCTCAGCTATTCCTTGCGCCAAAAGTTTCTTCAGATTCAGAGAATTTTGCGGAGTCTCGTCTGACTATCAAGATTCCAAAACAACAAGGCACTGCAGagcacaagaagaaaaagaaaatcaaattgacaGTTTCACCAGGCCCCGTGGAGATGAATCAAAATCCGCCATCCCAAGCGGTCAGGAAATGCATGCATTGTGAGATAACCAAGACTCCCCAATGGCGGGCAGGCCCATTGGGGCCAAAAACACTTTGCAATGCATGTGGCGTTCGCTACAAGTCAGGCCGGCTCTTCCCTGAATACCGGCCTGCAGCAAGCCCAACATTTGTTCCATCCTTGCACTCGAATTCCCATAAGAAGGTCATTGAAATGAGAAACAAGACTGGTGAGAGGCCAGCTATAGCTGAGACAGCACCAACCATGACTGCCTCGCCGGAGCTCATTCCAAATGCAAATAGCAGCCTTGGGCTGGATTACATTTAG